Part of the Terrisporobacter glycolicus ATCC 14880 = DSM 1288 genome is shown below.
AATGAAAAAGCTTCTATCTCAAATGGAATTATGTGAGAATCCATTTACGTGTCCTCACGGAAGACCTACCATAGTTGAAATATCAAAAAAAGAAATTGAAAAAATGTTTAAAAGAATTATGTAAGAAAGGATTGTTATGAAGAAAATACCACTTATCATCTTAACAGGACCTACGGCCGTTGGGAAAACGGCTTTATCAATAGAGTTAGCCAAGGACTTAAATGCAGAAATTATTTCAGCTGACTCTATGCAAATATATGAATATATGGATATAGGAAGTGCTAAAGTTACAAAAGAAGAAATGGATGGGGTAACACATCATATGATAGATGAAGTTAAGCCAGATTTTCCTTTTTCTGTTTCAGAGTTTCAAGATAGAGCAAATAAATATATAAAAGAAGTAGCTAATAAAGGGAAAAATGTACTGGTAACAGGTGGTACAGGGTTATACCTTAATTCATTAATTTACAACATGGATTTTGCAAAGTCCAATAGTAACTCTAAGATAAGAGAAGAATTAGAAGAAGAACTTAGTGAAAAAGGCATAGACTATATGCATGATAAGTTAAAATCACTAGATAGTGAGGCTGCTTCTAGAATACATAAAAACAACACTAAAAGGGTTATAAGAGCTTTAGAGGTATGTTTAGATGGAAAGAAAATGCAAGACTTCTCCAATGATTTAAAATACAATGAAGACTACTTACCAATAATAATAGTACTAAATCGTCATAGAGAAATTCTTTATAATAGAATAAACAAAAGAGTAGATATTATGATGGAAGCAGGATTAATTGAAGAAGTTAAAAAATTACTAGATATGGGATATGACAAAAACTTAATTTCTATGCAAGGAATAGGTTATAAAGAAATAGTTAAATATCTAGAAGGTGAATACACTTTAGAGGAAGCTGTAGAGATAATTAAAAGAGATTCAAGAAGATATGCCAAAAGACAAATAACTTGGTTTAAAAGATATAAAGATAGTGAATGGTTTGACTTAGAAAAGTATGACAATATGGAATTACTTAAAGAAGATATTATGAACTTTATTGAAAATGTATCTAAAAGTGTATAATATTATAATATAATTGTTTATAGAGAAAGAGTTTATATAATATAATTTAGTCGGGAGGATATTGTTAATGAAAAATACTGCTTTAAATTTACAAGATCTATTTTTAAATAATGCTAGAAAAGAAAGAGTACCTGTAACAATATATTTAATGAATGGTGTTCAAGTTAAAGGCTATGTAAAAGGATTTGACAGTTATATAGTATTAATAGAGGGAGAAAATAAACAACAAAACCTAATTTATAAACATGCAGTTTCAACAATAGTACCAGGCAAAAGCATAAATATACAAAACACAAACCAAAATAATACAAAGTAATTTAAAGATAAAAGGTACTTATACTAACCTACAAAAATTATAGGTTAATATAAGTACCTTTTTTAATTATTTTCCTTTAAATCTTGAACTTAAATTTTTACTATGATAAACTTTTTAAAGTGACAAATAAAAGAAAATAGGTGAGATGAAGTGCTTAAAGAGACAAGTGATTTATTAAAAGAATATTACGGATTAGATGATGAAACTTTTGATTTATCTAATGAAGTAATGAAAGATATAAAAGATCAATTTGAAAAAATAAAACAAATAAGGGAATTTAACCAATATAAAGTGTTAAGGGCTATGCAAAGAGCTCATTTAAGTGATAACCATTTTAACTGGACAACAGGATATGGATACAATGATATTGGTCGTGAAAAAATAGAAGAAATATTTGCAGAAGTGTTTGGAGCAGAAGATGCTTTAGTTAGACCAATAATAGTAAATGGAACTCATGCATTAAGTTTATGTATCCAAGGTATAGTTAGACCAGGAGATGAAATATTATCAATAACAGAAAAGCCATATGATACATTACAAGGCGTAATAGGTATAAGAGAAGAAAAAGGATCTCTTAAAGAATTTGGAGTTACATACCAAGATGTGGATTTTTTACCAGATGGTAATATTGACTTAGAAGGTGTTAAGAAAAAAATAAATGAAAAAACTAAACTAGTAATGATACAAAGATCAAAAGGATATTCTTGGAGAAAATCTTTATCAATAGAAGATATAAAAGAAGCTATAGAAGTGGTTAAATCAGTTAATAAAGACTTAATAGTTATGGTAGATAACTGTTATGGTGAATTCTTAGATACAAAAGAACCTACCGAAGTAGGCGCTGATATTATGGCTGGTTCTTTAATTAAAAACCCAGGTGGAGGACTTGCTTTAACTGGTGGCTACATAGCAGGTAGAAAAGATTTAGTTGAAATGGTATCTTATAGATTAACTACACCAGGTATAGGAAAAGAATGTGGTTTAACATTTGGAACTACAAGAAATGTACTACAAGGATTTTTCATGGCCCCATATGTTACATCACAAGCTGTAATGGGTGCAATATACTGTGCTAGAATGTTTGAAAAATTAGGATACGATGTACTTCCGAAATATGATGATTTAAGAAGTGATATTATACAAGTGGTAAGACTTAAAAATGCAGAGGAAGTTATAGCATTCTGTCAAGGTGTACAAGCTGCAGCTCCTGTGGACTCTTATGTAAAACCTGAACCATGGGCAATGCCAGGATATGAAGATGAAGTAATAATGGCTGCAGGTGCTTTTATTCAAGGTTCATCAATAGAACTTAGTGCTGATGCACCAATAAGACCACCATTCAATGTTTACTTCCAAGGTGGACTTACATTTGATCACTCAAAAATGGGAACATTAAAAGCAGTAGAATATATTAAAAAAATAAATAAATAGTATAATAATTAAAAAAAGTCTTAATATATAATTGTATTAAGGCTTTTTTATATATTAAGGGATAGAGGGTGTTTTAATTATATGGAAATATGTATTTTTTTAGGAGCGGGAGCTTCTGCAGCAGAAAATTTACCTATACAAAATGAATTATTTTCTAATTATTTTAAGAACAGTCTTCCTTTGCATCCATATAGCAAAATGAATACAAATCTTAGAGAGTTTTTTAAAGAAATGTTTAATATTGATGTGCTACTAGACGATATAGATAAGGTTAATTTCCCAACATTTGAGGAAGTACTTGGTATTTTAGATATGGCAGAACAAAGAAGAGAATCCTTTAAAAATTTTGGAACAGATACTTATAATAACAGAAGTAGCTCGATTAATCTTTTGCGACAATATTTAGTATTATTAACAGCAAATTCAATTAATAATGCGGTAAAATCAAGTAATAAGTATCATGAATTATTATTAAATAATTTAATGAAAGATGGTCAATTGCTAAATACTACTTTTATAAGTGCAAACTATGATATTCATATAGATAATACAATTTCTAAATTGTATAATAAAGAAAAAATGCCTGTAATGCTAGATTATGGAGTGGATTTTGCCAATTTTAATTTTAAGAATAGTTCTTGGAAAAGGCCTTGTGGAAAAACTATAAAACTGTATAAAGTACATGGTTCACTAAATTGGCTATATTGCCCCATATGTTCAAGTTTAACACTTACACCATATGAAGGTGGTGTAATGAGGATTTTAAATAATCAAGATGAAGCTACTTGTTTAAATTGTAATGAGCGTACAATCCCAATAATAGTTCCACCTACATATTTTAAGAACATGTCTAATGTTTATCTAAGTAGTGTATGGAACAAAGCAGAGGCTTCGTTAAGAAAAGCTGACCTGATTATCTTTTGTGGATATTCATTTCCAGAAGCTGATATTCATATTAAATATATGTTAAAAAGGGTTCAAACAAGTAGAAATAAAAATCCTTTAAAGATAATCGTATTTAATAATCATGAAGATAAATTAACATCGGCCTTAAAAAAGGAAGAAATGAGATATAAAAGGTTTTTGGGTGAACATATCATTTTTACTAAAGATTCTTTTCAGGATTTTGCCATGAATCCTAATAAATATATAAGTCTTATAAAAAATAATAATGGATCATAAAAAGTGCTAAAATATAGTATTAAAAATATTAGGGGGAATAAAAATGTTTGGAGTAATAGTAAATAGTTTAGCTATAGTTTGTGGAGGAATACTAGGTTTAATAATAAATAAAGGAATACCTAAACGATTAGACAAATCTATTATGGATGGATTAGCACTAGTAGTTATATATATGGGTATCTCTGGGGCACTAAAAGGAGACAATCCATTATATGTTATAATTTCTATGACTATTGGTATAATCATAGGTGAATTAATTGATATAGACAATTTGTTAAATAAATTAGGATCATATTTAGATGGACAACTATCTAAAAAAAATATATCAGGTTCAGGTGAAGAAAATAAAATATCAAAAGGCTTTGTTTCTTCTAGTTTATTGTTTTGTGTAGGAGCTATGGCTGTAGTTGGTTCTATTCAAAGTGGGCTTTCAAATGATAATTCAATATTACTTGCAAAAGCAGTATTAGATGGAATTTCTTCAATATTTTTTGCTGCATCAATGGGAGTAGGAGTATTATTATCAAGCATAGCAGTTTTTTTATATGAAGGAATAATTACACTAGGAGCTTCTGGTTTATCAAATATACTAAGTACCAATGTTATAACATATATGACTTGTGTAGGAAGTTTGTTAATTATGGCTATGGGATTAAATATGATTAAAGTATGTGATATAAAAGTTGCAAATATGCTACCAGCTATGTTTATTCCTATAATTATGGGAATTTTCAACATTATTTAGAAGAAGTTTTAGACAAATTATTTATTTGGAAGGAATATAACTCTTAAAATCAAATATTTAGTAATAAAATGAATTAATATTTGATTTCTAGGAGGGGAAACTAAATGATAACTTTTGATATAAACGGCGCAATAATAAAATTTGATGAAAAAAGAGATGAGTATAACACAATTAGAAAAAATTTTAAGTTGTATGGAAATGAGTGTTCTAAACAATTTATGGATTATTGTTTAGACAGTGTAACAAATACTAGACATATTAGTGAAAAGCACTTAGAATATGGTCAAAATTTAGTTTATGAAGTAATAAGAAAAGGTGTAGAAACTCTTGTTGGATATAATATTATAACGATTGACTTTAATTTATTTAAAGAGCTATATTGCAATAAATATTTAGACTTTGAAAGACTTTTTAATAATGTAACTAGAGATTTGTCTAATTCTAAAAATAAAAAAAATATTAAGTTGTTTGATATTAAACCAATCATATCTAAGCTTTGCGAATATCTTTATGAAGATTGTTTTAGTGTACATCTTGCTGTTTTAGATGCATTAATAGATAACGGTGTAACAGAAGTTAATTCTTATATAGACAAAAAATCTATTAGACAGTCAAATGCTCTTTTTAATAATTACAAAGATGGATTTATTAGCAAGCTAGATGGATGCAAGGTAGTACAAAAGATAATAATGTCAAATCCATATAGAAAAGAAGTTTATGAGTTTCTTATCAAAGAAGATGGTGATTTTTCTGGTGAAATCGAAAGTCTAGCATCATATTTAGGATTTGATTTAAAAGAATATAAAAGTTTTTTAATGGATATGTATATAAAAGAATTAATGGATATAGGTGTTGGTGATATTGACACTGCAAAAGAAAAAGTTAAAAAGTATGCAAAATATATAGGTTGTAAAAATGATAGTATATTTATAACTAGAATCGATGCTATATATACTTTTGAAAATGCATAGAAAAAAGCTTCTACTTAATAAGTAGAAGCTTTTTATATATTTTAAAAATTCAAAAAACTTTTGTAAATTAGGTTAATATTTTATTTAGTTAATTTAATTAATAAATAGATGTGTAAGTTAGTTATATTGTTAAAATAACTAATATGTACTTAAGCTAATATGACATTAATATTAATGTATATAATTATTTATAATAATTACTAAAAGTAAATATTTTATTTAATATAATAATAATTAAAGTTGAAATGCTTAAGATACAAAAAAAATAAAAGTAAATACAGCGTTTTTATTTATTTATATTAAGTTTCTATATAAACCATTATGGACATTGATTAAAATAATTAATTACTAAAAAGAATAATATTGTTAATTCTTATTATAAATTATATATTAATTACATTCTTATTTTTACAAAAAATTCTGATAATAAAGCATAATAAAAAAAATACTTGAACAATAGATACAAAAACTGAGAAAATGGTTAAATAAATAACAAAATTATAAGTTTTATGTTTGCTATAATTTCCTTTTTTTGCTAATATTATTAGTAGTAGTACATATACCTAATAAAGATACAATTTTTAAATAGGGGGTAAATTAAATGAGTGAAAAATGCTGTTGCGGGACTGATAAATGTCAAGACTTCAAAGAGCTTGATCCCGTATTAGACAAATATGCCAAAGTACCTGGAAGTTTGATAACTATTTTACAAAAAACTCAAGATATTTATGGATATATTTCAATTAATGCCATGAATTATATTTCAGAGGCAACAGGAATAAAAACTGCCAAAATATATGGTGTTGCCACATTCTATGCGCAATTTAGATTGCAACCAATAGGAAAGTATTTAATAATGTTATGTCAAGGAACTGCATGCCATGTAAATGGATCTGAAATGATTGAAGAAGCTGTTTGTGAATTTTTAAATATTCAAGATGGTGAAACAACAGAAGATGGAAAATTTACATTAAATAATGTTGCATGTTTAGGATGTTGTTCATTAGCACCTGTTATGATGGTTAAAAGCGCAGATGGTGATGAAACTTATGGAAACTTAACTAAAGATTCTGTTAAAGAAATATTAACAGAAATTAGAGAAAGATCATAGGGGGGTGAAAAGTAATGAAAGTTATAATCGGTCAAGGTAGTTGCGGTGTCGCAACTGGAGCAAAAAAGACAGCAGCAGAATTTGAGAGACTTATAGAAGAAAAAAACCTAAATATTAAGGTTGATATTACTGGTTGTGTAGGTACTTGTTACTTAGAACCAATTGTAGATGTATATGACGACAACGAAGTTATGACAAGATATGTAAAAGTAAAACCAGAATGTGTTTTAGAAATAGTAGAAAAACATCTTGTTAATGGGGAAATAGCTACTGATTTAGAAATATCAGATGAAGATAAATTATTTATAGAAAAACAACAAAGAGTTGTACTTAGAAACTGTGGTTTAATAAATCCTGAAAAAATAGAAGAATATGTTGCAGTAGGTGGATATGAAGCTACTAAAAAAGTTGTAACTTCAATGACACAAGAAGATGTAATAGAAGAAATAAAAGTTTCAGGACTTAGAGGTAGAGGAGGCGCAGGATTTCCAACTTGGTTTAAGTGGAATGCTGCCTTACAAAATAAAGCAGATCAAAAATACATAGTATGTAATGCAGACGAAGGTGACCCTGGTGCATTTATGGATAGATCTGTTCTAGAAGGTGACCCTCATTCACTTATAGAAGGTATGATTATAGGTGGATATGCAATGGGTGCCACTGAAGGTGTTATTTATGTTAGAGCTGAGTATCCTCTTGCTATACATAGACTTGAAATAGCTATGGCTCAAGCTAGAGAAAAAGGTTTTCTTGGTAAAAATATATTTGGATCAGGATTTGATTTTGATTTAAGAATAAAAGCTGGTGCTGGAGCATTCGTTTGTGGTGAAGAGACTGCACTTATAGCTTCTCTTGAAGGAGAGAGAGGAATGCCTAGACTAAAACCACCATTCCCAGCTCAAAAAGGATATTGGCAAAAACCTACAAATATAAATAACGTTGAAACTTATGCAAATGTTGCTTGGATAATAGTAAACGGTGGAGCTGCATTTGGTGCAATGGGAACTGACAAGAGTAAAGGCACAAAAGTATTTGCCCTTGCAGGTAAAATTAAAAAAGGCGGATTAGTTGAAGTTCCTATGGGTCTTCCACTAAAAGAGGTTATATTTGGAATAGGTGGAGGAATCAAAAAAGACAAAGCATTTAAGGCTGTTCAAATGGGTGGACCATCTGGTGGATGTATACCATCTGCTTTAATAGAAACTCCTGTTGATTATGAAAATATAAACAAAACTGGGGCTATTGTTGGTTCTGGTGGTATGATTGTAATGGACGAAACTACATGTATGGTTGATATGGCAAGATATTTCCTAGATTTCACTAGAAAAGAATCTTGCGGTAAATGTAACTATTGTAGAGTAGGAACTAAGAGAATGCTTGAAATACTAGAAAGAATCACTAAAGGCGAAGGTAAGGATGGAGATATAGAGCTTCTTGAAGAATTAGCCGTAAAAATAAAAGATGGTTCTATGTGTGGGCTTGGTCAAACTGCTCCTAACCCAGTTCTTACAACTATTAAATATTTTAGAAATGAGTATGAAGATCATATCTATAATAAAAAATGTACAGCTAAGTCATGTAAAGCTTTAATTTCATTTAATATAACTGAAGATTGTAAAGGATGTACAGCTTGTGCTAAGAAATGTCCAGTTGAAGCTATATCAGGTGAAAAGAAAAAAATGCATGTAATAGATCACGATAAATGTATAAAATGTGGTAAGTGCGAAGAAACTTGTAAATTCGGCGCAATAGTTAGAGACTAGGGGAGGAGGATGATAATATGAATAAATTCAGATTAAATATAGACGGAAAAGAAGTATTTGGATTACCAGGTCAAACAATTCTTGAAGTTGCAAGAGAAAATGATGTTTTCATTCCTACTCTATGCTACGATGAAAGAACTAAAATATATGGTTCATGTGGTTTATGTGTAGTTGAAATAGAAGGAATGCCAAAAATGGTGAAGGCTTGCGCTACAGAAATATCACCTAATATGATAATAAAAACTAATACAAGTAGAGTTATAGAGTCAAGAAAAACAAATTTAGAGTTATTACTATCTAATCACGTGGGAGATTGTAGACCTCCATGTGTTCTAGCATGTCCTGCAGGTACTGATTGCCAAGGATATGTGGGCTTAATAGCAAATGGAGAATATGATGCAGCTATTGAATTAATAAAAGATAGAATACCACTACCAGCTGCTATTGGTAGAGTATGTCCTCATCCATGTGAAGAAAATTGTAGAAGAAAACTTGTTGAAGAACCAGTATCTATTGCTTGGTTAAAAAGATTTGCAGCTGATAAAGATTTAGAAAGTGAAAATCCATTTATACCAGAAATATCAGAAGAAACTGGTAAGAGTGTTGCTATAATAGGTGGTGGACCAATGGGTCTATCTGCTGCATATTTCTTAAGACAAATGGGTCATAGTGTAACTATAATTGAATCTATGCCTAAGCTTGGAGGTATGCTTCGTTATGGTATACCAGAGTACAGACTTCCAAAAGCTGTATTAGATGAAGAAATAGCATTAATCGAAAGTATGGGTGTTAAAATGATACCTAATACTAAAGTTGGCGTGGATATACCTTTTGAGACTATAAAAGCAGACTACGATGCTGTACTTCTTGGAATAGGCGCTTGGGTATCTACTGGAGTTAGATGTAAAGGTGAAGATAGTGAAGGTGTTATAGGTGGTATAGACTTCCTAAGAAAAGTTGTTAGAAATGAAGAAATAAAACTTGGTGAAAATGTAGCTATAGTTGGTGGTGGTAATACTGCAATGGATGCTTGTAGAACTGCTGTAAGACTAGGAGCTAAAAAAGTTTATAATATATATAGAAGAACTAAAAATGAAATGCCAGCTGACATGGTAGAAATAGTTGAAGCTGAAGAAGAAGGAGTAATCTTCAAAAACTTAACTAACCCTATAGAAGTTATTGCAGACGAGAATGGGAAAGTAAAACAAGTAGTACTTCAAGTTATGGAACTTGGTGAAGCTGATGCATCAGGCAGAAGAAAACCAGTGCCAGTTGAAGGAAAAACTGAAACTATAGATATAGATACAATGATTCTAGCTATAGGTCAAGCAGTAGATGCTTCTAAATTTGAAGGAATGGATAAGACTAGAAAAAATGCCATAGCTTACGATAAAGATACATTTATGACTAGTATGCCAGGTGTATTTGCTGGTGGAGACTGTGGTAACGATAAGATATCAATAGCTGTAGAAGCTATAGCAGATGCTAGAAAAGTATCAGATTCTATAGATGCTTATTTAAATGGTGAAGTATTAAAATATGAAAAACCATTTGTTGTTGAAAGATTTGATATAACTGAGAAAACATTTGAAGATAGAGAAAGAATGTGTAGACCAGTTATGGATCAATTAGAAGCAGAAGAGCGAAAAGATAACTTTACTGAAGTAGTATTCGGATATGATGAAGAACAAGCAGTAAACGAAGCTTCTAGATGTTTAGAATGTGGATGTCATGATTACTTTGAATGTAAGTTAATAGATTATGCTAATCAGTATGATGTTCATCCAGAAAGACTTGCTGGAGATAAAAATGTAATAGAATTTGAAGATGATCATCCATTTATAGTAAGAGACCCTAACAAGTGTATACTTTGTGGACTTTGTGTAAGAGTTTGTGATGAAGTTATGGGTGTTGGAGCTTTAGGGCTTGTTGACAGGGGATTTGATACTGTCGTTAAACCATCACTTGAAAAACCTTTAGCAGAGTCTGGATGTATGTCTTGTGGTCAATGTGTAAGTGTTTGTCCAACAGGAGCGCTTCAAGAAAGACAAAGTGTAGTAAAAGAAGTTCCACTTGCAACAGATGTTACAGATACAACATGCTCATTCTGTTCAGTAGGATGTTCTCTACATTTAGAATCATATGGAGATATGTTAATTAAATCTAACCCAGATAAAGAAGGTCCGGTAAATAGAGGACTTCTATGTGGTAAGGGTAAATGGGGATTTGATTGTTCAGTTTTAGAAGGCAAATTAACTAATCCACTTATAAAATGTGAAGATGGATTTAGAGATGCTGATTATCATGAAGCTCTAGTGCTTACTGCGAAGAAAGCTGAAAGTATAGCTGCTAAATATGGCAAATATGCTGTGGCTGTTGCCATATCAGATAGATTTACAAATGAAGAAGCTTATGTAATGAAAAAATTAGCAGACACTATGGGTGCAAAAACACTTTGCTTTAATAATGTAGAAAGTGGACTAGAAAAAGTTTTAGGATTAGATGCTTCTCCTAATACAATTGATGAATTATTAGCTACAAATGTAATAGTTACTTTTGGATTTGTTATGGAAAATAACCCAGTAATTCAACTTAAGTTAAAACAAGCTGCTGAACAAGGAGCAAAAGTATATGTTATAAATCCTAAAGAATATGAAGTAAGTAACTTTGATTTTGCTTCAAAAGTTGTATATGTGGAAAATGACTTAAGTGCTGTTAAAGAAATGGCTAAGGCATTAATAGAAATTGGTAAAGTTTCTTCAATAGATAATTTTGAAGAATTTAAAGCTTCAATAGATAATGTTTCTGTAAGAGATGAAATAAATGAAATAGCAAATGCTTATGCATCAGCTAAAAAAGCAATGCTTGTATTCCAACAAAATGTAGTTTCAGTTGAAGTTGCTACTATGATAGGAAATATTGCTCTACTTTCAGGACATATAGGTTCACCTAGAGATGGTGTACTTCAAATAAAAGCTAAAAATAATTCTCAAGGACTAGTTGACATGGGAATAAAATCTGGAGCAGAGGCTATGGAAGGTGTTAAAGGACTTCTATGCTTTGGTGAAAACCCTAATGTTAATTTATGTAATTTAGAATTCTTAATGGTTTTAGATACTCATATGACTGAAACTTGTGATATAGCTGATGTTATTATACCAAGTACTGGATCAGCTTCAGTAAATGGAACATTTACTAACACAGAAAGAAGAATTCAAAGCGTAAATGCAGCTATAGATGAAAATATACTATCTAATTATGAAGTTGCAGCTGAAATAGCTCATGTATATGAAGTAGACTTTAACTATAGAGATACTGCTGATATAAGCGTTGAAATGGAAGACGTTCTACCAAAATATAAATATGCAAAACTTGGAGAAATATATGGAAATGTATTAACTCCAGTTGATGCTAAATTTGTAGTAGTAAATGATGGTGAATTTGTAAATGTTCATGATTGTACTGACAATTTAATGAATATTATAAATGAAAGATTACCTAAACAAGTAAAATAATATTGATTGTTCTATATAAATAATGGAGCCACCCTTTGACAGGGTGGCTCTTGTATTTTAATTATTTAATTTAATTATTTTACGTTTTTAATAGCATTTTCAGCATAAGTTGTAGTTACTACTGAGTCATATGGTACTTTCTCGTTCAATTCTCCGCCTTCAATCATAACATCCATTAATCTATTTAAACTATCTTCTTTTAGAAGAGGATCTGATGACCACGCATCTATTTCTTTATACTTTTGTGCAACAATTTCCAAATCTTCTAAAGAAGTATCTTCAAAGAATGGTTGCATAGCCTTAGCTACTTCTTTGTCAGAAGCTTGTTGAACCCATTTTTGACCTTTATATAGGGCATTAGTAAATCTTTGTACTAAGTCTGAATTCTTATCCATATATGATTTAGTAGCACTGTAACAAGTAAAAGGTATTTCACCAGCATCTCTGCCAACAGATGATACAATATAACCTGCACCTTCTTTTACCAACTGAGTTGCTGTAGGTTCAAATGCAGTAGTATAATCAGCCTCACCAGCAGCAAATGCTCCAGCCATTACACCAAATTGCACATCTGTACGAACGTTCACTTGATTTTTTGATGTTTTTTCACCAATATTTAAACCTTGATTTTTTAGTAAGTATTCCAATGTCATTAGAGGAACTCCGCCAGCTCTTCCACCTAGAATTTCTTTTCCTTCTAAATCTTTATAAGTAAAATTATCATTTTTCTCTCTAGACACTATAAAACTTCCGTCTCTTTTTGTTAATTGTGCAAAGTTAATAGCATAATCATCGCTACCTTGTTTATAAACGTATATAGAAGCTTCAGGACCCATAAGACCTATATCAGCTTCACCAGAAATTAAAGCAGCCATAGTTTTATCTGCACCTTGTGCATCTATTAAATCTACTTTAATTCCTTCTTCTTCAAAAAAACCTTTTGTAATTGCTGCGTATTGAGGTGCATAGAAAACAGAGTGTGTTACTTCTGCTATAGTAACCTTATCTAACTCTTTATCCTTTGTAGACTGGTTATTTGAAGCACAGCCAGTAAGACAGCACGCCCCTAAAGAAAGAGCACTTGCAAGAGCAATAATCTTTTTATGCATATATATATCCCCCTATAAATTAACGATAATATATTATATTTGATAGGGTATATTTATGTTACAAAAAAAGAGAACATATATTATATATGTTCTCTAAAATATTTAATCATTTAGTTCTATTTTATTTGTTTCACTTAAATATTTATTGTTTTCCATTGGTATATCATCAAAAATAAATTGTTTTAAAACTACTACTGAATTTTTATCATATAGCCAAACCCAACCAGCATCTTTATATTTTCCGCCTTTAGAGTGTACTTCATCTATAATAGGGAATTGTCCCTGTTTTATTGTACCATCTTTAGATAAGATTTTATAAGCTGATGTTCCGAGATTTAATAATTCAATAGATCCCATATTAGTACTTACACAT
Proteins encoded:
- a CDS encoding FAD-dependent oxidoreductase — protein: MNKFRLNIDGKEVFGLPGQTILEVARENDVFIPTLCYDERTKIYGSCGLCVVEIEGMPKMVKACATEISPNMIIKTNTSRVIESRKTNLELLLSNHVGDCRPPCVLACPAGTDCQGYVGLIANGEYDAAIELIKDRIPLPAAIGRVCPHPCEENCRRKLVEEPVSIAWLKRFAADKDLESENPFIPEISEETGKSVAIIGGGPMGLSAAYFLRQMGHSVTIIESMPKLGGMLRYGIPEYRLPKAVLDEEIALIESMGVKMIPNTKVGVDIPFETIKADYDAVLLGIGAWVSTGVRCKGEDSEGVIGGIDFLRKVVRNEEIKLGENVAIVGGGNTAMDACRTAVRLGAKKVYNIYRRTKNEMPADMVEIVEAEEEGVIFKNLTNPIEVIADENGKVKQVVLQVMELGEADASGRRKPVPVEGKTETIDIDTMILAIGQAVDASKFEGMDKTRKNAIAYDKDTFMTSMPGVFAGGDCGNDKISIAVEAIADARKVSDSIDAYLNGEVLKYEKPFVVERFDITEKTFEDRERMCRPVMDQLEAEERKDNFTEVVFGYDEEQAVNEASRCLECGCHDYFECKLIDYANQYDVHPERLAGDKNVIEFEDDHPFIVRDPNKCILCGLCVRVCDEVMGVGALGLVDRGFDTVVKPSLEKPLAESGCMSCGQCVSVCPTGALQERQSVVKEVPLATDVTDTTCSFCSVGCSLHLESYGDMLIKSNPDKEGPVNRGLLCGKGKWGFDCSVLEGKLTNPLIKCEDGFRDADYHEALVLTAKKAESIAAKYGKYAVAVAISDRFTNEEAYVMKKLADTMGAKTLCFNNVESGLEKVLGLDASPNTIDELLATNVIVTFGFVMENNPVIQLKLKQAAEQGAKVYVINPKEYEVSNFDFASKVVYVENDLSAVKEMAKALIEIGKVSSIDNFEEFKASIDNVSVRDEINEIANAYASAKKAMLVFQQNVVSVEVATMIGNIALLSGHIGSPRDGVLQIKAKNNSQGLVDMGIKSGAEAMEGVKGLLCFGENPNVNLCNLEFLMVLDTHMTETCDIADVIIPSTGSASVNGTFTNTERRIQSVNAAIDENILSNYEVAAEIAHVYEVDFNYRDTADISVEMEDVLPKYKYAKLGEIYGNVLTPVDAKFVVVNDGEFVNVHDCTDNLMNIINERLPKQVK
- a CDS encoding ABC transporter substrate-binding protein, with product MHKKIIALASALSLGACCLTGCASNNQSTKDKELDKVTIAEVTHSVFYAPQYAAITKGFFEEEGIKVDLIDAQGADKTMAALISGEADIGLMGPEASIYVYKQGSDDYAINFAQLTKRDGSFIVSREKNDNFTYKDLEGKEILGGRAGGVPLMTLEYLLKNQGLNIGEKTSKNQVNVRTDVQFGVMAGAFAAGEADYTTAFEPTATQLVKEGAGYIVSSVGRDAGEIPFTCYSATKSYMDKNSDLVQRFTNALYKGQKWVQQASDKEVAKAMQPFFEDTSLEDLEIVAQKYKEIDAWSSDPLLKEDSLNRLMDVMIEGGELNEKVPYDSVVTTTYAENAIKNVK
- a CDS encoding NADH-quinone oxidoreductase subunit NuoF, which gives rise to MKVIIGQGSCGVATGAKKTAAEFERLIEEKNLNIKVDITGCVGTCYLEPIVDVYDDNEVMTRYVKVKPECVLEIVEKHLVNGEIATDLEISDEDKLFIEKQQRVVLRNCGLINPEKIEEYVAVGGYEATKKVVTSMTQEDVIEEIKVSGLRGRGGAGFPTWFKWNAALQNKADQKYIVCNADEGDPGAFMDRSVLEGDPHSLIEGMIIGGYAMGATEGVIYVRAEYPLAIHRLEIAMAQAREKGFLGKNIFGSGFDFDLRIKAGAGAFVCGEETALIASLEGERGMPRLKPPFPAQKGYWQKPTNINNVETYANVAWIIVNGGAAFGAMGTDKSKGTKVFALAGKIKKGGLVEVPMGLPLKEVIFGIGGGIKKDKAFKAVQMGGPSGGCIPSALIETPVDYENINKTGAIVGSGGMIVMDETTCMVDMARYFLDFTRKESCGKCNYCRVGTKRMLEILERITKGEGKDGDIELLEELAVKIKDGSMCGLGQTAPNPVLTTIKYFRNEYEDHIYNKKCTAKSCKALISFNITEDCKGCTACAKKCPVEAISGEKKKMHVIDHDKCIKCGKCEETCKFGAIVRD